A segment of the Pirellulales bacterium genome:
GCTCGCGTCGGCCGTGATGAACGGCAGATTGATGTCGGTCGTGGCCGACGAACTGAGTTCTTTCTTGGCCTTTTCGCAGGCTTCCTGCAGGCGTTGCAGGGCCATCGTGTCCTTGCGCAGGTCGATACCTTGCTCGCGCTGGAACTCGTCGGCCACATAGTTGATCAGGGCCTGGTCGAAGTCGTCGCCGCCCAGGTGCGTGTCGCCGTTGGTGCTGATCACCCGGAACACACCCTCGGCAACCTCGAGCACCGAGACGTCGAACGTCCCGCCGCCGAGGTCGAAGACCACGATTTTTTCCGCTTCCTTCTTGTCGAGGCCATAGGCCAGGGCCGCTGCGGTGGGCTCGTTGATGATCCGCACCACTTCGAGGCCGGCGATCTGCCCGGCGTCTTTGGTTGCCTGGCGCTGGGCATCGTTGAAGTAGGCCGGGACCGTGATCACGGCCTTGTTCACCTTGTGGCCCAGGTACGACTCGGCCGATTCCTTGAGCTTCTGCAGCACCTTGGCCGAGACTTCAGGCGGCGTGAATTGCTTGTCGCCGATCCCGACTTTCACGTACTCCTGCGGCCCGCCGGTGATCGTGTAGGGGACGATCTTCTCTTCGGCTTCGACCTCGGCGTGCCGCCGGCCCATGAAGCGCTTGATCGACGAAACGGTGCGCCGCGGGTTGGTCACCGCCTGCCGACGCGCAGGCTCACCGACGAGCGTTTCGCCCTTGTCGGTGAACGCCACGACGCTGGGGGTCAACCGATTGCCCTCGGCATTGGGGATCACCTTGGCGTCTTTTCCTTCCATCACGGACACCACCGAGTTGGTTGTGCCGAGATCGATCCCGATGATCTTTTCGCCTTGAGCCATGGAGGAGGTTCCTTTCTCGATGTGTCGCCTTTACTCGCGATGGAGGGCTACATCTGGCAAGTGCTGTGCCGCACATGCCTCGGGTTCTCTGGCGTGTCGCAAGTAGCTGTTATGAAGAGGGTTACGGTTGCTGTTTCAATCTTGTTGGCGGGCCAGGCGGAATCGCTTGCCGTAGCGGCTGCCATATTGACACACCGCCAAGGCGAGAGCGATTGCTGCTGTCAAATTGGCAGTAACACGGGGAACCCGGAAATCCCTATCAAGAGCCGCCTCGCTGGCGAGTAATGCTCACTTCTCGCCGGTGGGTCAATCACCTCGCTGGCCGTGCGCTCGCCTTCGAGCCGTCCGCTCCTTGACACCCCCTAGCGACAAAACTACAAGGGGACTCGCTTCTTCTTCCGGCAGCCGCATTCTGGCTGCCGCGCTTTTTTCCGGGGGGCCCGACAGGGCGAGCCGATCTCCATGGGCAAGGGCAAAACGTCCGTCAAGCCGGCTCGCACGGTTCCACGTTCGCCCGACCTCACCCGGTTGCGCAACGAAATCGACCGGATTGATTGCAAGTTGATCGAGCTGATGAACGAGCGCGCCGAACTGGCGCTGCAGGTTGGCAAGATCAAGGAGCAACAGGGCCAGCCCATCTACGCACCCAACCGCGAGGAGGAAGTCCTCAATCGCGTCGTGGCGATGAACCAGGGCCCTTTGACCGAGTGTTGCATTCGCGCCGTGTTCCGCGAGCTGATCAGTGGAGCGCGGGCCCTGGAATCACATCTCAAGGTGGCGTTTCTCGGGCCGAACTACAGCTACAGCCACCTGGCCGCGCTCGATCGCTTCGGTCAGTCCGCCGAGCTGATTCCGGTGGCGAGCATTGCGGCGGTCTTCGAAGAGGTCAATCGCGGCCATGCCCATTACGGGCTCGTGCCGCTCGAAAACTCGACCGACGGCCGCATCGCCGACACGCTCGAAATGTTCTCGCGCGCCCCGGTGCGCATCTGCGGCGAGGTGCAGTTGCGCGTGCATCACCACCTGTTGGGCCGCTGCGCACGCACAGAGATTCAAGAGGTCTACAGCAAGCCACAGGCCTTGTCTCAGTGCCGCAACTGGCTCGCCCGCCATTTGCCACAAGCCCGGACCGTCGAGGTGACCAGCACGACAACCGCCGCGCAATTGGCCCAGGAGAAACCGTACGCGGCGGCCATCGCCAGCCGCCAGGCGGCCTCGCACTATGGGCTGGAGATCATCTCCGAGAACATCGAAGACCACGCGACGAACATGACCCGGTTCGCAGTCATCGGCGATCATCCGAGCGAGCGGTCGGGCCGCGACAAAGTGGCCGTACTGTTCGAAATCGAGCACCGGCCGGGGGCGCTGGCCGACGCAATGAGCATTTTCAAGCGCAACCGGCTGAACATGACGTGGATCGAGTCGTTCCCGATTCCCGATCAACGCGGGGCCTACATGTTCTTCGTCGAATTCGACGGTTTCGTGCGCGATGCGAAGGTGAAGCGGGCCCTGGCTTCGCTCCAGCAGCGCACCCGGCGATTCGAGTTTCTCGGATGTTTTCCTGCCGCCGAGCCGGTCGGCTGACGCACCGCAGGCGGCGCACGGTAGCGGCCATGCCTCCTCGCCCAATCACTCGCTTGCGCAAGATTTGCCTGGCCCTCCCCGAGGCCCACGAGGTCGAAGCTTGGGGCGCCCCGACGTTTCGCTTGCGCAACAAGATGTTCGCAATCTTCGCCAGCCGCACGAAGCATGCCGGCCGCGGGCGCGACGGCGTCTGGCTCAAGGCATCGCCGGGCGAACAGGGGCGGATGGTCGCGGCGGCGCCCAATCAGTTCTTTGTGCCGCCCTACATGGGGCCGAGCGGTTGGGTGGGGATCTGGCTCGACGGCGTGGTCGATTGGGAGACCGTCGCCGAGCTCGCGCGCGAGGCCTACCTGCTCATCGCCCCCAAGCGGCTGGTCGAGTCGTTGCCGCCGCGATTCCATCGCGACTGACTCAGTGAGGGCTGGTTTTCGTCCCCCGAGGGCGCCCACCGCTGCCGCGCAGCGCCGACTCGTGTTACACTGTGTAGTCTGGCTTCGGCCGCACTTGCCAGCGAGGAGAGTGCGGCCGAGCCCATTTGGTCCCTGGGCGGTCGAGGTGCGCCGTGATAATTGTTCTGCAGCCGGGCGTCAGCGAACAGCAAATTCAGCACGTCATCGAGCGGATCGAAGCGCTCGGCCTGAAGGCTCACCTGAGCCGGGGTACGTTTCGCACGATCGTAGGCTTGATCGGCGACGAGTCGCTGATTCAATCGGGCCAGTTGCAATCGATCGCGGGCGTGGCCGAAGTCATTCCCATCCTGCCGCCCTACAAGCTCGCGAGCCTGGAAGCTCATCCGCAGCCCAGCATTGTCAACGTGGCGGGCGTGAAAGTCGGCGGAGGCTATCTGGCCATGATCGCGGGTCCCTGCGCGATCGAAAGCTTTGAACGTCTCGACGCGATTGCCCGCTCGGTGCGCGAGGCCGGCGCGAACATTCTCCGCGGCGGGGCCTTCAAGCCGCGCACGAGCCCCTATGCGTTTCAGGGCCTGGCCGAAGATGGCTTGAAGATTCTCCGCGACGTCGGCGACAAGTACGGCATGCCCGTGGTCACCGAGGTGATGGACCCCCGTCGCGTGGAACTCGTCGACCAGTACACCGACATGATTCAGATCGGTGCGCGGAACATGCAGAATTTCACGCTGCTGACCGAAGTGGGCCACACGCGCAAGCCGGTGCTGCTGAAGCGCGGCATGAGCGCCACGATCGAAGACCTGTTGATGAGCGCCGAATATGTCCTCTCGCAGGGCAACCCGGGCGTGGTGTTGTGCGAGCGCGGCATCAAGAGCTTCGACAACATCACCCGGAACCTGTTCGACGTCGCCGCGGTACCGGCGTGCAAGCAGCGTTCGCACCTGCCGATCATCGTCGATCCGAGCCATGCCACGGGACGCCCGGCGTTGATTCCGCCTTGTGCTCTGGCCGGCGTGGCCGCTGGCGCCGACGGCGTGCACATCGAAGTCCACAACTGTCCGGAAGAAGCCATGAGCGACGGGCCGCAGGCCCTGTTGCCGGAACAATACGCGGAAGTTGCCCGGCAAATTCGCGCCGTCGCCGAAGTGCTGGGCAAACGGATCAGTCCCTTGGCAGAGGAGGCCGCATGCGCCGCCCGTTCGTAGCCGGTAACTGGAAGATGAATCTCGATCGGGCCAAGGCCGTGAGCCTGGCCCGGGCAGTCGCGACGGGAGCCGGGCGCCGGGCCGACGTCGAATTGGCGGTCTGCCCACCGCACGTGTATTTATGCGCGGTCGGCGAGGTCGTGGCCGGTTCGCCGGTGGCGCTGGGTGCTCAGAACATGTACCACGAGCCCTCCGGCGCCTTCACAGGCGAGACGAGCGCCGCGATGCTGCTCGACGTCGGGTGTCGGTATGTGATCCTGGGCCACAGCGAGCGGCGGCACCTGATGGGGGAGACCGACGCCGCCATCAATCGCAAGCTGCAGGCGGCGCTCGCCGCGGGGCTGACGCCGATCTTGTGCGTCGGCGAGCTGCTCAACGAGCGCGAGGCCGGGCGGACGGCGGACGTGATCCGTACCCAGTGCGAGGGGTCGCTTGCCGGCGTCGATGGCGAGCAAATGGGCAAGATCGTGATCGCATACGAGCCCGTCTGGGCCATCGGCACGGGGCGCAACGCGACGCCCGAGCAGGCGCAGGAAGTTCATGCCGACCTTCGCAAGTTGTTGGCAGCCCGCTACAATGCGGCCGTCGCCGGGGGGGTTCGCATCCTCTACGGCGGCAGCGTGAAGGCCGCGAACGCGGCTGCCTTGCTGGGTCAGGCCGACGTCGACGGGGCCTTGGTCGGCGGGGCCAGTCTGCAAGCGGAAGAGTTCTTGGCCATCGCCGCTGGCGCGCCTCAGGCCGTATAGCGCGACGGAATCCCATCGCTTCAACCTGCGAGCCGATCGTGGCTAACGATCGCTCCGCGATTGTGAGTTAGTTTGCCATGCTCCAAGCCCTGTGCATGATTCTGCTGCTGTTAGTCTCCGTATTCATGATCCTGCTGGTGCTGGTCCAGCGGGGTCGCGGCGGGGGGTTGGCCGGCGCCTTCGGCGGCATGGGGGGGCAAAGCGCCTTTGGCGCCAAGACGGGTGATCGCCTGATGTGGATTACCATCATTGTCGTAGGCGTGTGGATCGCGCTGTGCATCGCTTCGATCAAGGTGTTGAACCAGGACGACTCGCCGCTCAAGGTCGACTTGGGCAATGCGCCCGTCGGCGCGGGCGCCGCAGGAGGCCCCCCAGCAGGCGGCGCTCCGGCAAGCGGTGCTCCAGCAGCAGGTGGCGCCCCGGCCGCGGGCGGTGCCGCTCCAACAGGCGAGGCCCCGGCAACTCCGCCGGTGGAGCCTCCGGTGCAGACCACACCCCCGGGTGACGCCGGGCCCCCGGGCGACGCCGGCGCTCCGGACAGCTCGGCACCCGCATCGACGCCCCCGCCCACCACCCCGTAGCCGCACGGCCGCCGCGGCGCCTGCTCGTGGCGGCATCGAGGGGCTCCTGTTTTCCTCCCGAGGGTCACGCCCGTGCTGTTTAGCATGACCGGCTTCGGCGAGGCACGCCGGCAAGAGAATCAGGTGAACGTCACCTGCGAAGTCCGCGCCATCAACAGCCGGTACTTCAAGATCACGGTCAAGTCGGCCGAAGGCTACGCCGTGCTCGAGCCGGAGATCGAAAGCGTGATCCGGCAGCGCGTGCGGCGAGGAACGATCCAGGTCAGTCTCTGGATCGAACACCAGCGCTCGGTCGAAGACTACCGCATCAACGAAGCCGTGCTCGAGGGTTATCGCCGCCAACTCGAATCGCTGGGCACGCGGTGGCACTTGCCGGAAACGATCGGGCTCGATCGATTGCTCTTACTGCCGGGCGTGATCGTCGACGCGCCGGCCGGGTTCAAGGATGCGACCGACGATTGGCCTGTGATTCGCGCCGCGCTCGAAGAAGCGATGGACAAGCTGGCCCGGATGCGCCGCGAAGAAGGCAAGGCCATGGCCGCCGACCTGCGGGCCAACGCCGCGGCGGTCTTGCGCGAATTGCAAGCCATCGAGGGCCGAGCCCCGCAGGTGGTCGATCAGTATCGCGAGCGGATGCTCGATCGCGTCAACAAGCTGCTCGCCGAGTTCAACGTCACGCTCAATCCCAGCGATCTGATCAAGGAAGTCGGCATCTATTCCGAGCGCAGCGACGTCTCGGAGGAAATCGTCCGGCTGAAAAGCCACCTCGATCAGTTCGAAACGACGCTCGAACTGGACGAAGGCTCGGGCCGGAAGCTGGAATTCCTCGTGCAAGAGATGATGCGCGAGACAAACACGATCGGCTCGAAGAGCAACGATGTCGAGATCGCCCGTGGCGTGATCGAGATCAAGGCGGCGATCGAAAAGATCCGTGAGATGGTCCAGAACGTCGAGTGAGTGCGGCGGAAGGCGCATGGCGAACGGTGCAGCAGGTCGCTTGATCGTGGTTTCCGGTCCCTCGGGTGCCGGCAAGTCGACACTGCTGAAGCGTGTCCTGGCCTCGACCACGCGTCCGCTGGTCAGCTCGATTTCGGCCACGACGCGGCCCCCCCGACCCGGCGAGGTCGATGGACGCGATTACTACTTTCTCACGTCCGAGGAATTTGCCCGCCGCCGCGACGCGGGAGAATTCCTCGAATGTTTCGAGGTTTACGGCCGTGGGCATTGGTATGGCACGTTGCGCAGCGAGGTGACCACTGGTCTTGCAGCGGGGAAATGGGTAGTCTTAGAGATTGACGTCCAAGGGACCGAGGCGATCCGCCGTCAGTTTCCGGCCGCCGTAACGATCTTCGTGCGGCCGAAGTCGTTTGCCGAACTGGAGAAACGGCTGCGCGACCGGGCCACCGAAAGCGAAGCGGCCCTGGCTCGACGCCTGGAGGTCGGCCGCCGAGAGCTGGCTGCTGCCGACACCTACGACTATCAGGTGATCAACGAAGACTTGGATCGGGCCGTTGCCGATCTGTGTCAGATCTTGAACCAACTCGGAGCTGAGAGCACATGATTCCCGAACTGCTCGAAGAGGAAATCGTCAACAAAGTGGGCGGCCGATTCAAGCTGGCCACGTTGATGCAAAAGCGGATGGTCCAGCTCAACGCCGGCGCCCGTCCGCTGGTCAACATGGACTCGCCGGACAAGCTGCAAGTGGTCGTCCGTGAGATCATGGAAGACAAGATCTATCTCGACGAGTCGGCCGAGGTGCGGATCACGGGCGAGGCGACCGAGCAAGGCGGCGGTCCGCCCGAGCTGGATCTCTCGGCCCTGTAGACCCAAGGCCCCATCGCTCGAGAAGCCGTCCCTCCGAATCGCTGACGATCACGCCCTTCGAGCTGCGGCGGTGCCATGTCTGCTACGAAGTCTCCCGCCGGGCGCGAGCTGATCGTCGGGGTAACCGGGGGCATTGCCGCGTATAAGGCTGCGGCGCTGGTCAGTCAACTCGTTCAGCACGGCGACCAGGTGACGGTTGTCATGACGGCCGCCGCCGAGCGGTTTGTCGGCGCTGCCACCTTTGCCGCGCTGACCGGCCGGCCGGTGGCTCGCGAAGATTTCGACGCCGTTCAGTTCCCGCTCGGCACGCACATTGCGCTAGCCGAGCGTGGCGAGCTATTGTGCGTCGCTCCGGCGACGGCCGATCTTCTCGCCAAGGCTGCGACGGGCCGGGCCGACGATCTGCTTAGTACGCTCGTGCTGGCCTTTGGCGGTCCCATCCTGCTGGCCCCGGCGATGAATTCGACCATGTGGGACAAGCCGGCCGTCCAGAGGAACGTGGCCCAGTTGCGCGAGGACGGTTTCCAGATTATCGATCCCGAGGAGGGGTGGCTGAGCTGCCGGCGCAAGGGTGTCGGCCGGATGGCCGCGCCCGAGCGCATCGTCGCCGCGATTCATGCCGAGTTGGGCCGCAAGTCGAACTAGCTCGACGGAGAACCGTGCCGTGGCGCACATCCTCATCACCTCCGGTCCGACGCGGCAGTACATCGACCCGGTTCGCTATCTGACGAACGCCTCGAGCGGGCGCATGGGCAAGGCGCTGGCCGAGGCCGCGCTGGCCCAAGGTCATCGCGTGACGATCGTCAGCGGTCCGGTCGAAGTGCACTACCCGGCCGAGGCCCAGGTGGTCCCCGTCATTTCGACCGAAGACATGCTCGAAGCGTGCCGGCCCATTTTTGCCGAATGCGACGGGCTGATCGGCGTCGCGGCTCCGTGCGACTACCGTCCAATCCGGGTGTCGCCCGGTAAGATTGCCAAGACAGGCGATCCGCTGGTCCTGAACTTGATCGAGACGTCCGACGTCGTGGCGACGCTGGGTGCCACAAAAACCCGCCAATGGCTCGTCGGCTTTGCCCTGGAGACCGAGGATCATCGATTGCGGGCGCTCGCCAAGCTGCAAAAGAAGAGCTGCGATCTGGTCGTGCTCAACGGACCCGACGCAATGAACTCGGCCGAGAACTCGGTCGAAATTATCGACCCGGCCGGTGCGGTGCTGTCGGCCTTCAGCGGCCCGAAAGAGGACGTCGCCCGGCAGATTTTCGACGTCATTCAAGCGCGGCTCATCGCTCAGCCCGTCCGTCGCTCAGCGCCCTGACAACGAGGGGGCAGGGCGTCTATTCCGGCCGCCCCGCGGGGAGCGGCACGTCGCGAAAGCAGATTTCCAGGCTCCGCTGCGAACGAATTCGCGGGTAGGTCAATCGCAACCTTACGGGTTGGCTGTCCTCGGCCGGAGTGCCGAAGGTGATCTTGAGACGCGCGGCGCCATCGACCAGCGCATTGGTCTGCCCGTGAATGCGAAAAGCCCGGCCTGTTGCATCGAGCAACTCGACCTCATTTTCCTGCAGCAAGACGTCGGCCGGTTCGGGCACCACGAGGTCGCGCAGCACCGTGAGGGTGGCATCCCAGCGGCCGCCGGGCTTGGATTCGAGCGCCGCGACGTCGAGCACCAGTCCGTCGCGCCGATGCGTCGAGGGCCGGTCAAGCTGCGAGATTTCGATCGTCTCGTGATCACCCACGGCGATCACGTCCCAAAGCAGGCAAAGCTCATCGAGACGACCGGTCACCGTGGCCGGCGGGTGCAGGCGCAGATCGAGCGACAGCTTTCGATTCGCGCTGCCGGCCACGTTCCAGCCACCGCTGGTGGGTTGCGGGGCCGACGGAAACGCCCGATCGCCGACACGGATTTCGGCAACTTCGGGAGGCGACCGATAGGCAACCAGCTGCAGCCGATCTTCCCACATGATCTGCACGTTGATCTGAAAGGTGTGCGTCGTCTCGGTACGCAGCGTCTCGTAGTCGAGATCTTCCATGAATACTCGGCGGGCACTGGAAATCTGGGCCCGTACTGGGCCGGCATAGGCGACGGGGTTCTTGCCGGGCATCCCGGCGACGACGACCAGGCCCGGCCGCGAGGTGTCGTAATGTGGGCGCACGTGGTTGCCCGTTTGCGCACAGATCTGGTCGAGCGCCACCCAAAAAGTCGTCGCGCCTGCGGCGAGGTCCACGGGCTTGTCGTGGAACGAGCTGTATTGGTCGCCCAACAGCAGTTCGTTGCCGCTGCTCGCGCTCAGCCGCTTGAGCACCTGCGAGGCGGGCTCGGCGGCCGCCGATGCTTCCAGCGGCATGGCCGACCAGAGCTCGTGAACCTTAAGATCGCGCAAAATCTCCTTCGCGCGCAGGCGGACTTCGAGGTCGGGCGATTGCGCGGCCTGCTCGATCGCGACACGCGCCGCGGCGCCCGCGGCGAGCAGTTCGTCGCGCGCGGTGGCACGGTTCTGGAACGAAGGGTCGCCGAGCCGTTCGACGAGCCGGGCCACACGTAGACCCTCGGCGGGAGCTGGAACGTCTTGAGCCAGCCCCAGGGGCGTGAGTGCCGCGGCGATGGCTGCCTGGCAGCAGCATCCGAGCCATGCGCGTGGGCAATGCGCCATGACCTGCTCTCCATCGCCGCGCCGGGTGCGGCTGCGCGGCGGGGGTGGAAATTCCGCCGTTCGGCCAGTAGAACCGGGGGCCTGCGCGGTCCGGAACTGCCGGCAAAATGGTCGCGGCGGGGCCTGTTGCACAGGGAACGACGCCCAGCGCAGCGGGCCAGGCGGCGGACGTTACGCTCCGGGTCGACAGCGAGTCAATGCCAATTCGACGCACTACGTCGACTGATATCACCGTGGTGCCAGCGAAGGGCATAGCGCCGCGAACCGCGGCGAGTGGGAGCAATCACCGTGGCACATGACTGCCTGAGCGTCGGCATCCTCGTGGCCGATCATCTCTGCACGCCGATTCCGGAGCTGCCCGCGCCGGGGCAACTCGTGCTGGCCGACGCCTTGCCCCTGGATATCGGCGGCTGCGCGGCGAACACGGCCATCGACCTGGCCCGCGTAGGGGTCGAAGTCGGCATCGTCGGCTGCGTCGGCCAGGACATCATGGGCACCTTCATGCTCGACAAGCTCTACGCCTGCGGGGTCGACATCGAAAGCGTGCACCGCGTGGCCGAACGCCATACTTCGGCGACCTTGATCATCAACGTCGCCGGCGAGGATCGGCGGTTCATTCACACGTTGGGCGCCAATGCCGTCCTGCGCGCGTCCGACATTCCCATGCATCGCGTCCAGCGGACGAAGGTGCTCTACGTCGGCGGTTACCTGCTGATGTCGGCGCTCGACCCGTATGAATTGGCCGACGTGTTTCGCGCGGCCCGCGCCGCGGGAGTGCGAACTGTGCTCGACGTCGTACTCCCCGACCATCATGACGCCTGGCCGCTGCTGGAGCCGGTGCTGCCGCAGACCGACGTGTTTCTGCCGAACGAGGATGAGGCAGTGGCCCTGACCAAGCTGAGCGACCCGCTAGCACAGGCCGAACGGTTTGTGGCCGCCGGGGCGCGCACCGCGGTCATCACCTGTGGCGGTCGAGGCACCTATCTGGTCAACGACCAGGTGCGGTTGCGCGCGGGGGTGTATCCCACCGAATTTGTCGGTGGTACGGGCGCCGGCGACGCTTTCGATGCCGGCTATATCGTCGGTCTGCTCCGTGGCGGCGATCCGCAGCTTTGCCTGCAATGGGGTAGCGCCTTGGGGGCCAGCTGCGTGCGCGCCGTCAGTGCGACGCAAAGCGTCTTTACCCGGGCCGACGCCGAAGCGTTTGTCGCCGCGCACAAGCTGGTGATCGATCGCCTGTGACGTTCGCGCCGCCGCCGCGCGAACACTTCGCCGCGCGCCGGCGTCATTTGCCTGCCGGACGTGCGCGGTATACTCCCTGGCTTTCGGCTGGGGGGCAACGGCCGGCCTGGTTTCTGGTCCTACCGCAGCGGGAGTCGAGTCGATGACGCGGGTCGCAATCCTGGGAGCAACGGGCTACACCGCCCTCGAGCTGATCAAGCTCCTCCTGCGCCATCCCCAGGCCCGGCTCACCACGGTCACCAGCCGGCAAGATGGCAACCCGCCCCTGGCGATGGTGCATCCATCGCTCACGGGCCGCGTCGACCTGAATTGCGAGGACCTGGGGCCCGTGGCGGTGGCTGCCCGCGCCGATTGCGTGTTTGCCTGCCTGCCGCATGGCACCACGGCCGAGATCGTGCCGCATCTGCTTCAAGCCGGCGCGCGGGTGATTGATCTGAGTGCCGATTACCGGCTCGACAGTCCGGAAAGTTACGCGCAATGGTACGGCGAACCGCATCGCGACCCCCAGCGGCTGGGCCAGGTCGTCTACGGGCTGCCGGAGCTGTTTCGCGAAGCGATCCGCGAGGCGCCGCTCGTCGCCAACCCCGGCTGCTATCCGACCAGCGCGATTCTGCCGTTGGCGCCCTTGCTGAAGCATCGTTTGATCGATCCGCGCGACATCATAGTCGACTCGAAAAGTGGTGTCTCCGGTGCCGGGCGAACGCCGAAACTGACCACGCACTTTCCCGAATGCAACGAGAGCGTTTCGGCGTACAACGTTGGCCGGCATCGGCACACGCCCGAGATCGAGCAAGTGTTGGGACGGTTCACGGGGACGGCCCCCAGCGTGATTTTCACGCCGCATTTGATCCCCATGGATCGCGGCATTTTAACGACGACCTACAGTCGGCCGCTGAAACCCCTGGGCGAGAACGAGCTGCTGGCGGTCCTGGGCGATTTCTACGCCAATGAGCCGTTCGTCAAGGTCGTGAACCACCTGCCGGGCACGAAGGACACGGTGGGCACGAACTACGTGCACATCACCGGGCGCGTGGTGCGCGACCGCATCGTGACGATTAGTTGCGAGGACAACATGATCAAAGGGGCTTCCGGCGCGGCACTGCAGAATTTCAACTTGATGTACGGATATCCTGAAACCACGGCGCTGCTCTAACGGGAACTACGCCGCCAAGGCACACGGTCGGAGAGGCAACGATGTCGACGCGCATTCCTCGGGGCTTCAAATTGTCGGGCGTTCATTGCGGGCTGAAGCGCTCGGCGGCCAAGCAGGACTTGGCGCTGGTCGTCACGGATCGGCCCGCCGTTTCGGCTGGCGTTTATACCCAGAACCGCATCTGCGCCGCACCCGTGCGGTTCGATCGGCAGCGGACCCCGAATGACGTGACCCGGGTGATCGTGATCAACTCGGGCAATGCCAACGCCGCCACGGGTGATCGTGGCGATCGCGACGCGGCCGAAATGGCACGTCTGGCCGCAGCGGCCGTCGGCGCCCCGGCCGAGGCCGCGCTCGTGCTGTCCACGGGCATCATCGGCGAGTTTCTGCCGATGGAGAAGATCGCCGGGGGGATCCACGCCGCGGCCGCCCAGCTCGGCGACAACGATGACGACCTGGTCGCGGCAGCGCGAGGCATGCTGACAACCGACACCCGGCACAAGCTGGCCGGCCGCACCCTCCGGATTGCCGGCAGCGAAGTTTCGATCACCGGCATGGCCAAGGGCGCCGCGATGATCGGTCCCCGGATGGCCACGATGCTGGGGGTCGTGATGACCGATGCGCGATTGACCCCGGCCGATGCTCAGACGCTGTTGGGCGCCGTGGTCGAAGATACGTTCAATTGCATCAGCGTCGATGGCCACATGAGCACCAACGACACCGTGCTGTTGGTTGCCAGCGGCGCGGCC
Coding sequences within it:
- a CDS encoding phosphopantothenoylcysteine decarboxylase, whose amino-acid sequence is MPSWAASRTSSTENRAVAHILITSGPTRQYIDPVRYLTNASSGRMGKALAEAALAQGHRVTIVSGPVEVHYPAEAQVVPVISTEDMLEACRPIFAECDGLIGVAAPCDYRPIRVSPGKIAKTGDPLVLNLIETSDVVATLGATKTRQWLVGFALETEDHRLRALAKLQKKSCDLVVLNGPDAMNSAENSVEIIDPAGAVLSAFSGPKEDVARQIFDVIQARLIAQPVRRSAP
- the argJ gene encoding bifunctional glutamate N-acetyltransferase/amino-acid acetyltransferase ArgJ translates to MSTRIPRGFKLSGVHCGLKRSAAKQDLALVVTDRPAVSAGVYTQNRICAAPVRFDRQRTPNDVTRVIVINSGNANAATGDRGDRDAAEMARLAAAAVGAPAEAALVLSTGIIGEFLPMEKIAGGIHAAAAQLGDNDDDLVAAARGMLTTDTRHKLAGRTLRIAGSEVSITGMAKGAAMIGPRMATMLGVVMTDARLTPADAQTLLGAVVEDTFNCISVDGHMSTNDTVLLVASGAAQTQPLAGDDRAAFHRALHEVCSELARSIPADGEGATHLVTIDVQGCRDREAAYTFAKVVAESPLVKTAIAGADPNWGRIVSAAGYAGVPFDPRGVSLRVNGLLLFEQGAPVEFDRQAVSTSIRENRDTHIDLRFSEGTARIRFWTTDLTAEYVRLNADYHT
- a CDS encoding carbohydrate kinase family protein, which encodes MAHDCLSVGILVADHLCTPIPELPAPGQLVLADALPLDIGGCAANTAIDLARVGVEVGIVGCVGQDIMGTFMLDKLYACGVDIESVHRVAERHTSATLIINVAGEDRRFIHTLGANAVLRASDIPMHRVQRTKVLYVGGYLLMSALDPYELADVFRAARAAGVRTVLDVVLPDHHDAWPLLEPVLPQTDVFLPNEDEAVALTKLSDPLAQAERFVAAGARTAVITCGGRGTYLVNDQVRLRAGVYPTEFVGGTGAGDAFDAGYIVGLLRGGDPQLCLQWGSALGASCVRAVSATQSVFTRADAEAFVAAHKLVIDRL
- the argC gene encoding N-acetyl-gamma-glutamyl-phosphate reductase, whose amino-acid sequence is MTRVAILGATGYTALELIKLLLRHPQARLTTVTSRQDGNPPLAMVHPSLTGRVDLNCEDLGPVAVAARADCVFACLPHGTTAEIVPHLLQAGARVIDLSADYRLDSPESYAQWYGEPHRDPQRLGQVVYGLPELFREAIREAPLVANPGCYPTSAILPLAPLLKHRLIDPRDIIVDSKSGVSGAGRTPKLTTHFPECNESVSAYNVGRHRHTPEIEQVLGRFTGTAPSVIFTPHLIPMDRGILTTTYSRPLKPLGENELLAVLGDFYANEPFVKVVNHLPGTKDTVGTNYVHITGRVVRDRIVTISCEDNMIKGASGAALQNFNLMYGYPETTALL